A section of the Spirosoma pollinicola genome encodes:
- the radA gene encoding DNA repair protein RadA: MAKLKTTFFCQSCGNQSAKWMGRCASCGEWNTIVEEVVQKDEPEKGGWRSPSAGPGSLKVAAKPKALHAINYEEQPRIYTVDGELNRVLGGGIVAGSLVLIGGEPGIGKSTLLLQIALSLAGMRVLYVSGEESEQQIKMRAERLDAPTSDCHVMTETSTQNIFRVVEHFEPEILIIDSIQTMQSSLVESGAGSVSQVRECAAEFMKYAKESGVPVFMIGHITKEGTLAGPKVLEHMVDTVLTFEGDRHTTYRILRTNKNRFGSTDELGIYEMLGSGLRQVTNPSEILISQRDEALSGVTIGSMLEGNRPLLIESQALVSVATYGTPQRSSTGFDAKRLNMLLAVLEKRGGFRLGQQDVFLNIAGGLRVEDPAIDLAVCAAIVSSYEDIAIPPSIVFAAEVGLGGEVRAVSRIESRIAEAEKLGFKQMFISKYNLKGLDTKGYKINIKPVSRLDEVFQGVLM; the protein is encoded by the coding sequence ATGGCCAAGTTAAAAACCACTTTTTTTTGTCAGAGTTGCGGTAATCAGTCTGCTAAATGGATGGGCCGCTGCGCGTCGTGTGGAGAATGGAATACGATCGTAGAAGAAGTTGTTCAAAAGGATGAGCCCGAAAAAGGCGGCTGGCGTAGCCCATCGGCCGGGCCGGGTAGCCTGAAAGTAGCCGCCAAACCTAAGGCGCTCCACGCGATCAATTACGAAGAACAACCCCGAATTTACACCGTAGATGGTGAATTGAACCGGGTACTGGGTGGCGGCATTGTTGCCGGTTCACTTGTCCTGATTGGCGGTGAGCCGGGTATTGGCAAATCGACACTCCTCCTGCAAATTGCCCTCAGCCTGGCTGGTATGCGTGTGCTCTATGTGTCTGGCGAAGAAAGTGAGCAGCAGATTAAAATGCGGGCCGAACGTCTGGATGCCCCCACCAGCGATTGCCACGTTATGACCGAAACATCTACCCAGAACATCTTTCGGGTAGTGGAACATTTCGAGCCGGAAATCCTGATCATCGACTCGATTCAAACCATGCAGTCGTCATTGGTGGAATCGGGAGCGGGCAGTGTTTCGCAAGTGCGCGAATGTGCGGCCGAGTTTATGAAGTATGCCAAAGAAAGTGGCGTACCTGTGTTCATGATTGGCCACATCACCAAAGAGGGCACACTGGCGGGTCCTAAAGTGCTGGAACACATGGTCGATACGGTGCTGACGTTTGAAGGTGATCGGCATACGACTTACCGGATTCTACGAACCAACAAAAACCGTTTTGGCAGTACCGACGAGCTCGGTATTTACGAAATGCTCGGTTCGGGACTCCGGCAGGTAACTAACCCTTCCGAAATCCTGATCTCTCAGCGCGACGAAGCCCTGAGTGGCGTTACTATCGGATCGATGCTGGAAGGAAACCGGCCGCTATTGATTGAGAGTCAGGCTTTAGTGAGCGTGGCTACCTATGGTACACCCCAACGAAGCAGCACCGGTTTCGATGCCAAGCGGCTGAATATGTTGCTTGCCGTATTAGAGAAACGCGGGGGCTTCCGGCTTGGTCAGCAGGATGTATTTCTGAACATTGCTGGTGGTTTGCGTGTCGAAGACCCGGCCATCGACTTAGCCGTTTGTGCTGCCATTGTGTCTAGTTACGAAGACATTGCCATTCCGCCATCCATCGTTTTTGCTGCCGAGGTTGGGCTAGGGGGCGAGGTGCGGGCAGTAAGCCGGATCGAATCCCGCATTGCCGAAGCCGAAAAACTGGGTTTCAAACAAATGTTTATCTCCAAGTATAATTTAAAAGGGCTGGATACGAAAGGCTATAAAATTAATATCAAACCCGTATCCCGACTTGATGAAGTATTCCAGGGTGTGTTGATGTAA
- a CDS encoding saccharopine dehydrogenase family protein, whose protein sequence is MANVLIIGAGGVGSVVAHKCAMNSDVFTTIMLASRTKSKCDRIAAEIQEMHGITVQTAQVDADVVAEMVALIRAFKPVLVINVALPYQDLPIMDACLEAGVHYMDTANYEPKDVAKFEYSWQWAYKERFEQAGLMALLGCGFDPGATQVFTAYANRHYFDRMDYLDIVDCNAGNHGKAFATNFNPEINIREITQPGRYWENGEWIEIPAMSIHKPIAYPEIGERESYVLYHEELESLVKNFPTLKRARFWMTFGQAYLTHLEVLQNVGMTRIDKVKFQGMDVIPLEFLKAVLPAPDSLGENYTGQTSIGCQIKGVKDGEERTYFIWNNCDHAETYREVRGQAVSYTTGVPAMIGAMLMLTGVWMKPGVWNCEELDPDPFIVQMNKQGLTVQERINIPLPHDYPEA, encoded by the coding sequence ATGGCAAACGTGCTCATTATTGGAGCCGGTGGAGTTGGCAGCGTTGTCGCGCATAAATGCGCCATGAACAGCGATGTCTTCACAACGATTATGCTGGCCAGCCGCACTAAATCCAAGTGCGACCGTATTGCGGCCGAAATTCAGGAAATGCACGGTATAACCGTTCAAACCGCGCAGGTAGATGCCGATGTTGTGGCCGAAATGGTCGCGCTTATCCGGGCATTCAAGCCCGTGCTGGTTATAAACGTTGCCCTCCCCTACCAGGATTTACCCATTATGGACGCCTGCCTAGAAGCCGGTGTACACTATATGGATACGGCTAACTACGAACCTAAAGATGTAGCCAAGTTTGAGTATAGCTGGCAGTGGGCCTATAAAGAGCGCTTTGAACAAGCGGGTTTGATGGCTCTCCTGGGTTGCGGTTTCGATCCGGGGGCTACGCAGGTCTTTACAGCCTACGCTAATAGGCACTACTTCGACCGGATGGACTACCTGGATATCGTAGACTGTAATGCAGGGAATCACGGCAAAGCATTTGCCACGAACTTCAACCCGGAAATCAACATTCGCGAAATTACCCAACCCGGCCGCTATTGGGAAAATGGCGAATGGATTGAAATTCCGGCCATGAGCATTCATAAACCGATTGCCTACCCGGAAATCGGCGAGCGCGAATCGTATGTGCTTTACCACGAAGAACTGGAATCCCTCGTTAAAAACTTTCCAACGCTGAAGCGTGCCAGATTCTGGATGACCTTCGGGCAGGCCTATCTGACTCACTTAGAAGTGCTTCAGAATGTGGGCATGACGCGTATCGACAAGGTTAAATTTCAGGGCATGGACGTTATCCCGCTCGAATTCCTGAAAGCGGTGCTCCCCGCTCCCGATTCGCTCGGCGAGAATTACACGGGGCAAACCAGTATCGGCTGTCAGATCAAAGGCGTGAAAGACGGCGAAGAACGTACCTATTTCATCTGGAATAACTGTGACCACGCCGAAACCTATCGCGAAGTGCGCGGACAGGCGGTTAGCTACACAACGGGCGTTCCGGCCATGATTGGCGCTATGCTGATGCTTACAGGCGTTTGGATGAAACCCGGTGTGTGGAATTGCGAAGAACTGGACCCCGATCCATTTATCGTACAGATGAACAAGCAGGGTTTAACCGTTCAGGAACGTATTAACATTCCATTACCCCACGACTATCCAGAGGCTTAA
- a CDS encoding WapI family immunity protein, whose translation MKFVSSSDSPGSFELAILGYGKTTTTWRDRNRLQCQFSTLWGQKADTQLARLHTWEVKRLLVGLRSLWNKATNHVALTFSEPGLSMDAKALPNDKYRLQIQLGHDLTPSWHEYPDFPLEMDIMLSRNQLQEAIQDLSGQVETFPER comes from the coding sequence ATGAAATTTGTATCCTCTTCCGATTCACCTGGCTCATTCGAACTAGCCATTTTGGGGTATGGTAAGACTACAACTACCTGGCGGGATCGAAACCGGCTTCAATGCCAGTTTTCCACGCTTTGGGGACAGAAGGCTGATACACAGCTAGCGCGCTTGCATACGTGGGAAGTTAAACGGTTGCTTGTTGGATTACGGTCACTCTGGAATAAGGCCACTAATCATGTTGCCCTGACGTTTTCGGAGCCGGGTTTAAGTATGGATGCCAAGGCATTGCCTAATGATAAGTATCGGTTACAGATTCAGTTAGGACACGATTTGACGCCATCCTGGCACGAATACCCTGATTTTCCGTTGGAAATGGATATTATGCTGAGTCGGAATCAATTGCAGGAAGCTATACAGGATTTGTCGGGTCAGGTAGAAACGTTTCCTGAACGGTAA
- a CDS encoding serine hydrolase domain-containing protein translates to MTFISKFRATVLLFALTIVSLYAQTGTRQAPPLLAAAAPETVGFSSERLNRIDGLIQSYIDKKAFPGVTAIVVRNGKIVYHKAFGTSDLAVNKPLAKDAIYRIASMTKAITSLAVMMLHEEGKIMLDDPISKYIPEFAKPVVLDKFNDKDSTYTTIPAKREITIRHLLTHMSGLNYNVIASDPHMRIIYTKAGIIDAFTTQNVKIGDAVKILAKLPLNHQPGEKWTYGLSIDVLGALVEVVSGMPLDQFFQKRIFEPLGMKDTYFYLPDSKKERLVALYSEDKDKNLVKTATIKSLPTDPDFPIVGAKAYFSGGGGLSSTAYDYAIFLQMLLNDGVYNGKRFLSRKSVDLFTNSNQTGTLFPDPHGYFSLGFAVTNEKGHTKDLSSVGTFSWGGAFSTDYFADPKEKICAVLMKQMWGTSYGGELDDKFGMMIYQALDDQEAVETEPVRP, encoded by the coding sequence ATGACGTTTATCTCTAAATTCAGGGCGACGGTTTTACTGTTTGCACTCACTATCGTTTCGCTATATGCGCAAACAGGCACCAGACAAGCGCCCCCGCTACTGGCTGCAGCCGCTCCCGAAACCGTTGGATTTTCATCTGAACGACTCAACCGTATCGACGGACTAATTCAATCGTACATCGACAAAAAAGCGTTTCCCGGTGTAACCGCTATCGTGGTGCGCAATGGCAAGATCGTTTATCATAAAGCCTTCGGCACGTCAGATCTGGCGGTAAACAAACCGTTGGCGAAAGATGCGATTTACCGCATTGCCTCCATGACAAAGGCCATTACATCGCTGGCCGTTATGATGCTCCACGAAGAAGGTAAAATCATGCTCGATGACCCGATCAGCAAATACATTCCCGAGTTTGCCAAGCCAGTGGTTCTCGACAAGTTCAACGACAAAGACAGCACCTATACCACCATTCCGGCCAAGCGGGAAATTACCATTCGGCATTTACTGACCCACATGTCGGGACTCAATTACAACGTCATTGCCAGCGATCCACACATGCGGATCATTTATACAAAAGCTGGCATTATCGATGCCTTCACGACCCAGAATGTCAAAATTGGGGATGCGGTGAAGATATTGGCCAAACTTCCTCTCAATCACCAGCCCGGCGAAAAATGGACCTATGGATTGAGTATTGACGTGTTGGGCGCTTTAGTGGAAGTCGTTTCGGGTATGCCGCTGGACCAGTTTTTCCAGAAACGCATCTTCGAGCCGCTGGGTATGAAAGATACCTATTTCTATTTGCCTGACTCGAAAAAAGAACGTTTGGTAGCCTTGTATTCCGAAGACAAAGACAAAAATCTGGTCAAAACGGCAACAATAAAAAGCCTGCCTACCGATCCTGATTTCCCGATTGTTGGGGCAAAAGCTTATTTCTCCGGTGGGGGTGGTTTGTCGAGTACGGCTTATGATTACGCTATTTTTTTGCAGATGTTGCTCAATGACGGCGTCTATAATGGCAAGCGTTTCCTCAGCCGTAAAAGCGTTGATCTGTTCACTAACTCGAACCAGACCGGCACACTTTTCCCCGATCCACACGGTTATTTTAGCCTGGGGTTTGCGGTCACTAATGAAAAGGGACATACGAAAGACCTGAGTAGTGTAGGTACGTTTTCGTGGGGTGGCGCCTTCAGCACGGATTACTTCGCCGACCCGAAAGAAAAAATCTGTGCTGTCCTGATGAAGCAAATGTGGGGAACAAGCTATGGTGGAGAGCTTGACGATAAATTCGGCATGATGATCTATCAGGCACTGGACGATCAGGAAGCCGTTGAAACAGAACCTGTACGTCCGTAG
- a CDS encoding Fic/DOC family protein has translation MTPAGNHNEVLPNLLGLKSAEEIGLAEFDGFLRAEIYLTERLTNRTKFNTAYILKLHKLSLAHLYAFAGKYRDVNISKGGFPFASARFLPETMKAFEEEILAALPNSYADKNSLIKDVASVHGEFLFIHPFREGNGRTARVLANLMAI, from the coding sequence ATGACTCCCGCAGGAAACCACAACGAAGTATTACCAAACCTTCTTGGGTTAAAATCGGCTGAAGAAATTGGTCTGGCTGAGTTTGATGGGTTTTTACGGGCAGAAATATACCTAACCGAGCGGCTAACGAACCGAACCAAATTCAATACTGCCTATATTCTCAAACTACATAAGTTGTCGTTAGCTCACCTGTATGCTTTTGCCGGTAAATATAGGGATGTCAATATCTCAAAGGGAGGGTTTCCGTTTGCTTCGGCTCGATTTTTACCCGAAACTATGAAAGCCTTTGAGGAGGAAATTCTCGCGGCTTTACCCAATAGCTACGCTGATAAAAACAGCCTGATTAAGGATGTGGCGAGTGTTCATGGCGAATTCCTGTTTATTCATCCGTTCAGGGAGGGGAATGGACGAACCGCTCGGGTTCTGGCAAACCTTATGGCCATATAA